The following are encoded in a window of Solibacillus sp. FSL R7-0668 genomic DNA:
- a CDS encoding glycerol-3-phosphate responsive antiterminator — MYKRFQERLAEKKLIAAIKEPKAIEVALKYKDNISAVILMTGNILNIKSYVQLFHEAGLPVIVHVEKIGGLQLDQYGIDFISEVVKPFAIVTTKANVIKKAKQKNMFVIQRIFLIDTEVYEQLTHTIHHTADMIEIMPCRAPDFIQKLTQVTEKPIITGGLLDKIEHAEAALAHGAHAVTTSNKNLWKGTILQTINN; from the coding sequence ATGTATAAACGATTCCAAGAGAGACTTGCTGAAAAAAAGCTCATTGCGGCGATTAAAGAGCCAAAAGCCATTGAGGTCGCATTGAAGTATAAGGACAATATTAGCGCGGTCATTTTAATGACAGGAAATATTTTGAATATCAAAAGCTATGTCCAACTATTTCATGAGGCGGGATTGCCTGTTATTGTGCATGTTGAAAAAATTGGCGGCTTGCAGCTAGATCAATATGGTATTGATTTTATAAGCGAAGTAGTGAAGCCATTTGCAATTGTTACAACGAAGGCGAATGTTATTAAGAAGGCGAAGCAAAAGAATATGTTTGTCATTCAACGTATATTTCTAATTGATACAGAGGTGTATGAGCAGTTAACACATACAATTCATCATACAGCAGATATGATTGAAATTATGCCATGTCGCGCGCCAGATTTTATACAGAAGCTCACTCAGGTGACGGAGAAGCCCATTATTACAGGGGGCTTATTAGATAAGATCGAACATGCGGAAGCGGCATTAGCACATGGCGCACATGCTGTGACTACATCTAATAAAAATTTGTGGAAGGGAACAATTTTACAAACTATCAATAATTAA
- a CDS encoding ZIP family metal transporter: MWLVGFLWTSSGIFIGGMIAWLFKGLQQRVDIINGLCAGIILGLISFELFPEAIELGGWLSTFSGLTIGMILFKVLHSRLHVNLDKNGATTKQWHIRTGLLLIMSFTVHNIPMGITLGANQESNLTMALLQALLFHSIPEGIILFTPLILAGLSVISVFFISLAVSIPVALGVLIGEFGGFSYQSIHTSLIGLTIGIIFMVTVSEILHPAFNQSSIAKVVLWTFIGLCIMGGYLKLL, from the coding sequence ATGTGGTTAGTAGGTTTTTTATGGACGTCTTCAGGGATATTTATAGGCGGCATGATTGCATGGCTTTTTAAGGGATTACAGCAAAGGGTAGACATTATTAATGGCCTCTGTGCAGGAATAATCTTGGGCTTAATTAGTTTTGAGCTTTTTCCAGAAGCCATTGAGCTAGGCGGATGGTTAAGTACATTTAGTGGATTAACGATTGGGATGATCCTATTCAAAGTATTACATAGTCGTTTGCACGTGAACTTAGATAAAAATGGTGCAACAACGAAGCAATGGCATATTCGTACAGGGTTATTATTAATTATGAGTTTCACAGTTCACAATATACCGATGGGAATCACATTAGGTGCAAATCAGGAATCCAATTTGACAATGGCATTATTGCAAGCACTGTTATTCCATAGTATCCCTGAAGGAATTATTTTGTTTACGCCTTTGATATTGGCGGGGTTAAGCGTTATTTCTGTTTTCTTCATTTCCTTAGCGGTATCCATTCCGGTCGCTTTAGGTGTTTTAATCGGTGAATTTGGGGGATTTTCTTATCAATCAATACACACCAGCTTAATTGGCTTAACTATAGGTATTATTTTTATGGTTACGGTATCAGAAATCTTACATCCTGCATTCAACCAATCTTCAATAGCTAAGGTTGTATTATGGACATTCATAGGCCTCTGCATAATGGGCGGTTATCTAAAATTATTATAG
- a CDS encoding polysaccharide deacetylase family protein produces the protein MVALTFDDGPTDNTNQILQLFEESNTKTTFFLIGADIEKFPEETRRIAEYGHQFGNHTYSHNRVIFKSPHLLQNGNRCSTTQWEKTDRSYLHTILFDFSISSTLINFKTTKKRMNPNTPAVI, from the coding sequence GTGGTTGCTTTAACCTTTGATGACGGTCCAACCGATAACACCAATCAGATATTGCAACTATTTGAAGAGTCCAATACTAAAACTACCTTTTTTCTGATTGGTGCAGATATAGAAAAATTTCCAGAGGAAACAAGAAGAATTGCAGAATACGGACATCAATTTGGCAATCATACGTATTCCCATAATCGGGTGATTTTCAAGAGCCCCCACTTACTACAAAACGGAAATAGATGTTCGACCACCCAATGGGAAAAAACTGATAGGTCTTATCTTCATACCATTTTATTTGATTTTTCAATTTCATCGACTTTGATAAACTTCAAGACAACGAAAAAGAGGATGAATCCTAACACACCTGCCGTAATATAG
- a CDS encoding MFS transporter, which translates to MEKGKVQVSIWCIISLTSIPLIMTLGNSMFIPVLPILEEKVGISSFQSSMIITSYSVAAIFLIPVAGYLSDRFGRKIVILPSLILALIGGLIAGFASWKMDDPYTMIIIGRIIQGIGAAGAMPIVLPLVGDIYQDDDEKISSTLGLIETSNTFGKVLSPILGSIFAAFLWFLPFFSISALSLISIALIFFFVKAPKDDDEPLKFKEFLRNTKQVFKEEGRWLYTVFLNGALVMLILFGMLFFLSENLEKVHNIKGIKKGFVLAIPLLLLCTASYISGRKIKGNLLRMKKIIIISLIAMSTSIIFVGFTSKKLILLLVVASIVGIAIGALLPALDTIITDNIRKELRGTVSSFYSSARFIGVAAGPPIMSLVMKNYLNVSYITAGVLGFILFFVVLKFIKVDEIEKSNKMV; encoded by the coding sequence ATGGAAAAAGGCAAGGTTCAAGTAAGTATTTGGTGTATTATAAGTTTGACTTCTATACCTCTCATCATGACGTTGGGAAATTCGATGTTTATTCCCGTGCTCCCAATTCTAGAAGAAAAGGTTGGGATTTCATCATTTCAGTCAAGTATGATTATTACAAGTTATTCAGTCGCGGCCATTTTTCTCATACCGGTAGCTGGCTATTTATCGGATCGCTTTGGTAGGAAAATTGTAATATTACCTAGTTTAATCTTGGCTTTAATTGGGGGGCTGATTGCTGGTTTTGCTTCATGGAAAATGGATGATCCATACACAATGATTATTATCGGTAGAATTATCCAAGGTATTGGAGCAGCTGGTGCCATGCCAATTGTATTGCCTCTTGTGGGTGACATTTATCAAGATGATGACGAAAAAATAAGTTCTACTTTAGGATTAATTGAAACGTCTAACACGTTTGGAAAAGTGTTAAGTCCTATATTAGGGTCAATATTTGCAGCGTTTTTATGGTTCTTACCCTTCTTTTCTATTTCAGCCCTTAGTTTAATCTCTATTGCACTTATCTTTTTCTTCGTTAAAGCCCCTAAAGATGATGATGAACCATTAAAGTTTAAGGAGTTTTTACGTAACACAAAGCAAGTTTTCAAGGAGGAAGGAAGATGGCTGTATACCGTATTCCTTAATGGGGCCCTCGTAATGCTAATATTATTCGGTATGTTATTTTTCTTATCAGAAAACCTCGAAAAAGTTCATAATATAAAGGGCATTAAAAAAGGTTTTGTTCTGGCCATCCCACTTTTATTACTTTGTACTGCTTCTTATATTTCTGGTCGAAAAATTAAAGGAAACCTATTAAGGATGAAAAAAATAATCATTATCTCACTAATTGCAATGTCTACCAGTATTATATTTGTTGGATTTACAAGCAAAAAACTGATTCTTCTATTAGTGGTGGCGAGTATAGTGGGAATTGCTATTGGTGCACTATTGCCTGCGCTTGATACAATTATTACCGACAATATAAGGAAAGAGTTAAGAGGCACAGTTTCCTCTTTTTATAGCTCGGCAAGATTTATCGGTGTTGCAGCTGGTCCTCCTATTATGTCCCTTGTCATGAAAAATTATCTCAACGTCAGCTATATTACGGCAGGTGTGTTAGGATTCATCCTCTTTTTCGTTGTCTTGAAGTTTATCAAAGTCGATGAAATTGAAAAATCAAATAAAATGGTATGA
- a CDS encoding LysE family transporter, whose amino-acid sequence MDSIFTYIFLGISMAATFGPVKTVLLNTGLKNGFFHAWFFSLGALITDIMYMFIVYFGVGQFIDSLLLKTILWSFGCFVLLYTGIENLLSLNRIEMNSTTGKRTRLRQSILTGFFMSFLNPLTILFWLGIYGSILAKTAGVTTGYQIILLSIAILIGIILVDLIYSFLSSVARKLLTINLLKTVTFISSLLMIGFGLYFGKMAFQALF is encoded by the coding sequence ATGGATTCTATTTTTACCTATATCTTTTTAGGCATATCGATGGCTGCAACATTTGGACCTGTTAAGACCGTCCTATTAAATACGGGGTTAAAAAATGGCTTTTTTCATGCATGGTTTTTTAGTCTGGGTGCTTTGATAACCGACATCATGTATATGTTCATAGTTTATTTTGGAGTGGGTCAATTCATTGATTCGTTATTATTGAAAACAATACTTTGGTCTTTCGGCTGTTTTGTTCTTTTGTATACCGGTATAGAAAATTTACTGTCACTAAATAGAATTGAGATGAATTCAACTACCGGTAAAAGAACCCGACTTAGACAATCAATCCTAACTGGCTTCTTCATGTCCTTTTTGAATCCGTTAACTATCCTTTTTTGGTTAGGGATCTATGGGTCCATTCTTGCGAAAACCGCTGGAGTCACTACAGGATATCAAATCATTTTACTTAGTATCGCCATTCTAATTGGCATTATTTTAGTGGATTTAATTTATTCCTTTTTATCCAGTGTTGCTCGAAAATTATTAACAATCAACCTTTTGAAAACGGTTACCTTCATTTCATCCCTTTTAATGATTGGATTCGGACTTTACTTTGGCAAAATGGCTTTTCAAGCATTATTTTAA
- a CDS encoding GNAT family N-acetyltransferase codes for MNLKSERIYLRTLAETDAPVLLTNTQDKEIRYMTGTKSTFTLEQIQQHIKNINEDPSRYDFAICLNSNSKMIGELSILDIEQDNNKAGFRISMCSIELTGKGYGTEAIRLILKFVFEDLKLNRLQLEVLSHNKRGIKAYEKTGFRTEGILRESLNYNGNYSDEIIMSILKSDYEK; via the coding sequence ATGAATTTAAAGAGTGAAAGAATTTATCTTCGTACATTAGCAGAAACAGACGCCCCTGTTCTCCTGACAAATACCCAAGACAAAGAAATAAGGTATATGACAGGTACGAAATCTACATTTACTTTAGAGCAAATTCAACAACATATAAAAAATATAAATGAAGATCCCTCACGTTATGATTTTGCTATATGTTTAAATTCAAATAGTAAAATGATTGGAGAATTATCTATTCTTGATATAGAACAGGATAATAATAAAGCTGGATTCAGAATTTCAATGTGTTCCATTGAACTAACTGGTAAAGGTTATGGTACTGAAGCAATCCGACTTATCTTGAAGTTTGTATTTGAAGATTTAAAATTAAATCGTTTACAGTTAGAAGTATTAAGTCATAATAAACGTGGAATTAAAGCATATGAAAAGACAGGTTTTAGAACAGAGGGTATCTTACGCGAGTCTTTAAATTATAATGGCAATTATTCTGATGAAATAATAATGTCTATACTTAAAAGTGACTATGAAAAATAA
- a CDS encoding S1 family peptidase — MYGRDAFLGMYIDQKNGGVVNIALRKGTHTPLIKSENLIATKYGSDLPINFYEAKYSESDLDRIMDDINNNIDILSKQINIQYANVDFINQKITVGIKDNGTPIAEASKVISDLLKQDETLFNVKVVDENFKTSDEARYTTQSPILNGLVIDSSAGTLGNCSVGFSAIDSSSNPYIVTAGHCWSSLGTGIYQGSNYIGHVSKRHYGNNADAEAIAVSSNTLLSNKLYGTATLLTSVQVAGNDVLGERVCKSGMHGDSCGTLLGKNNSGYWGANDTWFDNLRVSNYESSSGDSGATIYDGKTLKGIHKGTLPENGVNYRVYSHVTNVSSRLNLTPVNWLSQ; from the coding sequence ATGTACGGTCGTGATGCTTTTCTTGGAATGTATATTGATCAAAAAAATGGTGGAGTAGTTAATATTGCTCTTCGTAAGGGTACTCATACTCCATTAATAAAATCTGAAAACCTTATTGCAACTAAATATGGTTCAGATCTGCCAATTAATTTCTATGAGGCAAAGTATTCTGAAAGCGACTTAGATCGTATTATGGATGATATAAACAATAATATAGATATCTTAAGTAAACAGATAAACATTCAATATGCAAATGTCGATTTTATTAATCAGAAAATTACTGTAGGAATTAAAGATAATGGAACTCCTATAGCAGAGGCATCAAAAGTTATCAGTGATTTGCTAAAACAAGACGAAACATTATTTAATGTTAAAGTCGTTGACGAAAACTTCAAGACATCAGATGAAGCCAGATACACAACTCAATCACCTATTCTCAATGGCTTAGTAATCGATAGCTCAGCAGGTACACTTGGAAACTGTTCTGTTGGATTCTCCGCTATTGATTCAAGCTCTAATCCGTATATTGTTACAGCAGGACATTGCTGGAGTTCATTGGGCACTGGTATTTATCAAGGATCAAATTATATTGGTCATGTAAGTAAGAGGCACTATGGAAATAACGCAGATGCAGAAGCAATAGCTGTCTCTTCCAACACTTTATTAAGTAACAAATTATATGGAACAGCGACATTATTAACAAGTGTACAAGTAGCAGGAAATGATGTATTGGGTGAAAGAGTATGTAAGTCGGGTATGCATGGAGATTCGTGTGGAACACTCCTTGGGAAGAACAATAGTGGTTATTGGGGAGCGAATGATACCTGGTTTGATAATCTTCGCGTTTCCAATTATGAAAGTTCTAGCGGGGATAGTGGCGCTACAATTTATGACGGTAAAACTCTCAAGGGTATTCATAAGGGGACTTTGCCTGAAAATGGGGTAAACTATCGTGTATATAGTCATGTAACCAATGTTTCAAGCCGCCTTAATTTAACTCCTGTGAATTGGTTAAGCCAATAA
- a CDS encoding DUF3221 domain-containing protein: MRILQATVILFLLFSSLSGCSSGGNDLKSLSRNKVSEPSSLSNEPIDTADVEGYIIDKTEDSLTIVWNVQQKDITTKTKKEILTIAKPNALTVSYSNASNFNIYDKVAIWTTGRYEESYPSQGVATKVILLQSK; the protein is encoded by the coding sequence TTGCGCATACTACAAGCAACTGTCATTCTGTTTTTACTTTTCTCCAGTCTATCAGGATGTTCAAGCGGAGGGAACGATTTGAAAAGCCTTTCAAGAAACAAAGTAAGTGAACCGTCTAGCTTGTCGAATGAACCGATAGATACAGCTGATGTAGAAGGGTATATTATAGACAAAACAGAAGATTCTTTAACGATTGTATGGAATGTTCAACAAAAAGACATTACTACGAAAACTAAAAAGGAAATTCTTACTATTGCAAAACCCAATGCTTTGACTGTTTCCTATTCAAATGCTAGCAATTTTAATATTTACGATAAAGTAGCCATTTGGACAACAGGCCGTTATGAAGAGTCATATCCTAGTCAAGGTGTTGCAACAAAAGTAATATTACTCCAAAGTAAATGA
- a CDS encoding IS1182 family transposase — MFKDYNMNQLTLPLDLEIKLQKNDIAFVIHELVESIPNEAFAPFIQHTGCPSYHPRMMLKIILCGYTQSTFSGRRIEDLTKDSVRMMWLAQGYEPSYRTINRFRVHPVMQELIRQCFVQFRCQLVEEKLIDLEAIFIDGTKIEADANKFTFVWKRAIEKYEASLIEKSNRLYEELLQHQIIPAIERESDEQLSISELKEMAEKLEEVVADYTEKIEASTQAEERKALRSARKTPKQLLKQVSEWVTRKEKYARDFEIFGTRNSYSKTDQDATFMRMKDDYMKNGQLKAGYNVQIATEGQYTLAYGVYPNQTDTKTLTPFLDRIETDFFALPKHIVADAGYGSEANYQDILEKRHCEALITYNQFRKEQTKKYKQDPFKTSNWAYDEKTDTYTCPNGQVLTFRYTSKRKDKDGFERTFQVYECENCTGCPFRANCTKAEEGKHRKLAVNVRWAQQKEYVRMKLSEEKAGHLYAQRKTDVEPVFGFLKANLGFTRFSVRWESKVEIETGIALMAVNIRKYVARG, encoded by the coding sequence ATGTTTAAAGATTATAACATGAATCAATTAACTTTACCGCTTGATTTAGAAATCAAATTACAAAAAAATGATATTGCGTTTGTCATTCATGAATTGGTTGAAAGTATTCCCAATGAAGCATTTGCGCCATTTATCCAACATACAGGTTGCCCTTCGTATCATCCACGTATGATGTTGAAAATTATTTTATGTGGCTACACACAATCGACGTTTTCAGGGCGTCGTATCGAGGATTTAACAAAAGATAGCGTGCGCATGATGTGGCTTGCGCAAGGCTACGAACCAAGTTATCGTACGATTAATCGCTTCCGTGTTCATCCCGTGATGCAGGAATTAATTCGCCAATGTTTCGTGCAATTCCGTTGCCAATTGGTTGAGGAAAAACTCATTGATCTAGAAGCCATTTTCATTGATGGTACAAAAATCGAAGCAGATGCGAATAAATTTACGTTTGTGTGGAAACGTGCGATTGAAAAATATGAGGCGAGTCTCATCGAAAAATCAAACCGTTTGTATGAAGAACTGCTTCAACACCAAATCATTCCGGCCATTGAGCGCGAATCAGACGAACAATTATCAATTTCTGAGTTAAAAGAAATGGCAGAAAAGCTAGAAGAAGTGGTTGCCGATTATACAGAAAAAATCGAAGCGTCTACGCAAGCCGAAGAACGAAAAGCGTTACGAAGTGCCCGCAAAACACCGAAGCAACTATTGAAACAAGTATCGGAATGGGTCACACGCAAAGAAAAGTACGCGCGTGATTTTGAGATTTTCGGCACACGGAATAGCTATTCGAAGACCGATCAAGATGCGACCTTTATGCGCATGAAAGACGATTATATGAAGAATGGTCAATTAAAAGCAGGTTATAATGTACAAATTGCGACAGAAGGACAATACACATTGGCATACGGCGTCTACCCGAACCAAACGGATACGAAAACATTGACGCCCTTTTTAGATCGCATCGAAACGGATTTTTTTGCCTTACCGAAACACATTGTGGCGGACGCTGGGTATGGCAGCGAAGCCAATTATCAGGATATTTTAGAGAAGCGCCACTGTGAGGCACTCATCACGTATAACCAATTCCGAAAAGAACAGACGAAAAAATATAAACAAGATCCATTCAAAACGAGCAACTGGGCGTATGATGAAAAAACAGATACGTATACGTGTCCAAACGGGCAAGTGTTAACGTTCCGCTATACGTCGAAACGAAAAGATAAAGACGGATTTGAGCGTACGTTCCAAGTGTATGAATGTGAAAACTGCACAGGTTGTCCGTTTCGTGCTAATTGTACAAAAGCCGAGGAAGGTAAGCATCGGAAACTGGCGGTGAATGTGCGCTGGGCACAACAAAAAGAATATGTACGCATGAAGCTTTCAGAAGAAAAAGCTGGACATTTGTATGCGCAACGCAAAACAGATGTAGAACCAGTTTTTGGATTTCTGAAAGCTAATTTAGGTTTCACGCGATTTTCGGTTCGTTGGGAATCGAAGGTCGAGATTGAGACGGGCATTGCATTGATGGCCGTGAATATCCGGAAATACGTGGCAAGGGGGTAA
- the glmS gene encoding glutamine--fructose-6-phosphate transaminase (isomerizing), which yields MCGIVGYNGVLDAKEILLKGLEKLEYRGYDSAGIAVHNEEGVTVFKEKGRIADLRKAVDGDVEAAVGIGHTRWATHGVPNRLNAHPHTSASGRYTLVHNGVIENYHLLQKAYLKGIQMNSDTDTEVIVQLVDLFAKEGLSTVEAFRKTLSLVHGSYALALLDNEDVETIYVAKNKSPLLVGVGEEFNVIASDAMAMLQVTDQFIELHDKEVVIVRKDNVEISTLDGRIVERAPFTAELDASDIEKGTYPHYMLKEMDEQPTVIRKIIQAYEHGDDVTIDAAILNALAEADRLYIIAAGTSYHAGLIGKQYFEKIAKIPVEVHISSEFGYNMPLLSEKPLFIFISQSGETADSRQVLVKIKKLGYKALTVTNVPGSTLSREADYTLLLHAGPEIAVASTKAYVAQVAVLAVAAYAVANQKGIALDFDLKQELAIVANGIQAMIDSKDAMEQIAEDYLKIARNAFFIGRNMDFCVSLEGALKLKEISYIQAEGFAGGELKHGTIALIEEGTPVFALATQKDVALNIRGNVKEVVARGANACIIAMEGMEEEGDRLVIPHVHELLTPLVSVVPLQLISYYAALHRRCDVDKPRNLAKSVTVE from the coding sequence ATGTGTGGAATTGTAGGATATAACGGCGTATTAGACGCAAAGGAAATATTATTAAAAGGCTTAGAAAAATTAGAATACCGCGGATATGATTCAGCGGGTATTGCGGTACACAACGAAGAAGGCGTAACAGTATTCAAGGAAAAAGGCCGTATTGCTGATTTACGTAAGGCAGTAGATGGCGATGTAGAAGCAGCAGTAGGGATTGGTCATACACGTTGGGCAACTCATGGTGTACCAAACCGCTTAAATGCACACCCTCATACAAGTGCATCAGGTCGCTATACATTAGTGCACAACGGGGTTATCGAAAACTATCATCTATTACAAAAAGCTTATTTAAAAGGGATTCAAATGAATTCTGATACAGATACAGAGGTCATCGTGCAATTAGTCGATCTATTTGCAAAAGAAGGCTTATCAACAGTAGAGGCATTTCGTAAAACATTATCATTAGTGCACGGTTCTTACGCGTTAGCTTTATTAGATAACGAAGACGTAGAAACCATTTATGTCGCAAAAAATAAATCACCACTTTTAGTAGGCGTTGGGGAAGAATTTAACGTAATCGCATCAGATGCTATGGCGATGCTTCAAGTAACTGATCAATTTATCGAATTACATGATAAAGAGGTTGTCATTGTACGTAAAGACAATGTGGAGATTTCAACGTTAGATGGTCGTATTGTTGAACGCGCACCATTTACAGCAGAGCTAGATGCCTCTGATATTGAAAAGGGCACATACCCACACTATATGTTAAAAGAAATGGATGAGCAGCCAACTGTCATTCGTAAAATTATTCAAGCATACGAACACGGCGATGATGTGACAATCGATGCGGCTATTTTAAATGCATTAGCAGAAGCCGACCGTTTATATATTATTGCGGCAGGCACAAGCTATCATGCTGGTTTAATCGGCAAACAATACTTCGAAAAAATCGCCAAAATTCCAGTAGAAGTGCATATTTCAAGTGAGTTCGGCTACAATATGCCATTACTTTCTGAAAAGCCATTATTCATTTTCATTTCACAATCAGGTGAAACAGCAGATAGCCGCCAAGTATTAGTGAAAATTAAAAAGCTGGGCTACAAAGCATTAACTGTAACAAATGTTCCAGGCTCTACGCTTTCTCGTGAAGCGGACTACACATTACTATTACACGCGGGCCCAGAAATTGCGGTAGCTTCGACAAAAGCTTATGTGGCACAAGTAGCCGTTTTAGCGGTAGCTGCGTACGCGGTAGCGAATCAAAAAGGGATCGCACTTGATTTTGATTTAAAACAAGAGCTTGCCATTGTGGCGAACGGAATCCAAGCGATGATCGATTCAAAAGATGCCATGGAGCAAATTGCCGAGGACTATTTAAAAATCGCGCGTAATGCATTCTTCATCGGTCGTAATATGGACTTCTGTGTGTCATTAGAAGGCGCATTAAAATTAAAGGAAATCTCATATATTCAAGCGGAAGGGTTTGCTGGTGGTGAGCTAAAACATGGTACCATCGCGTTAATCGAGGAAGGTACACCTGTATTTGCTTTGGCAACGCAAAAAGATGTCGCACTCAACATTCGCGGTAATGTGAAAGAAGTAGTCGCGCGCGGTGCCAATGCCTGCATCATTGCAATGGAAGGAATGGAGGAAGAGGGCGACCGTCTCGTGATTCCTCACGTACATGAGCTATTAACACCATTAGTATCAGTTGTACCGTTGCAGTTAATCAGCTATTACGCAGCCCTTCACCGTCGCTGTGATGTGGATAAACCGAGAAATTTAGCCAAGTCTGTTACGGTTGAGTAG
- a CDS encoding type 1 glutamine amidotransferase domain-containing protein has translation MAKIATLITDKFEDVEFTSPKEALEQAGHTLVTIDKEGNKSVTGKRGEATVSIDKGIAEVDPKQFDALFIPGGFSPDLLRDDDRVVAFAKHFMDEMKPVFAICHGPQLLITAKSLEGRDTTGYKSIKVDLEYAGAKYHDEEVFDCQKQLVTSRTPKDLPAFNREIVKLLTDKKL, from the coding sequence TTGGCGAAGATTGCAACATTAATTACCGACAAATTTGAAGATGTGGAATTCACGAGCCCAAAAGAGGCACTAGAGCAAGCAGGACATACGCTTGTAACGATTGATAAGGAAGGGAATAAATCGGTTACAGGCAAGCGCGGTGAGGCAACAGTTTCAATTGATAAAGGCATAGCAGAAGTTGACCCAAAGCAGTTCGATGCATTATTTATCCCAGGTGGTTTTTCGCCAGATTTATTGCGTGATGATGATCGGGTGGTCGCTTTTGCGAAGCATTTTATGGATGAAATGAAGCCAGTCTTTGCGATTTGCCATGGACCACAATTATTAATTACGGCAAAATCGTTAGAAGGCCGGGATACAACGGGCTATAAATCCATTAAAGTTGATTTAGAGTACGCAGGCGCCAAATATCATGACGAGGAAGTATTTGATTGCCAGAAGCAGCTCGTGACAAGTCGTACACCAAAAGATTTACCGGCGTTTAATCGAGAAATTGTGAAACTATTGACAGATAAGAAGCTTTAA